One part of the Marmota flaviventris isolate mMarFla1 chromosome 4, mMarFla1.hap1, whole genome shotgun sequence genome encodes these proteins:
- the Dusp29 gene encoding dual specificity phosphatase 29: MTSGKAKTSLKNVYPSAKKLSLKAEEERETEDYCTPGAFELERLFWKGSPQYTHVNEVWPRLYIGDEATALDRFGLQKAGFTHVLNAAHGRWNVDTGPDYYRDMPIEYHGVEADDVPTFDLSVFFYSAAAFVDSALQDDRNKILVHCAMGRSRSATLVLAYLMIHRNMTLVDAIQQVAKNRCVLPNRGFLKQLRELDKQLVQQRRQTQRGDCQGEP; the protein is encoded by the exons ATGACATCTGGAAAAGCGAAGACAAGCCTCAAGAATGTCTACCCATCTGCCAAGAAGCTGTCCCTGAAGgcggaggaggagagggagacagaggacTACTGCACCCCTGGAGCCTTCGAGCTGGAGCGGCTCTTCTGGAAGGGCAGCCCCCAGTACACCCATGTCAACGAGGTCTGGCCCAGGCTCTACATTGGCGACGA GGCGACGGCGCTGGACCGCTTCGGGCTGCAGAAGGCGGGCTTCACGCACGTGCTGAACGCGGCCCACGGCCGCTGGAACGTGGACACCGGACCCGACTACTACCGCGACATGCCCATCGAGTACCACGGCGTCGAGGCCGACGACGTGCCCACCTTTGACCTCAGCGTCTTCTTCTACTCCGCGGCTGCCTTCGTCGACTCGGCTCTCCAAGACGATCGCA ATAAGATCCTGGTTCACTGCGCCATGGGCCGGAGCAGGTCGGCGACCCTGGTCCTGGCCTACCTGATGATCCACAGGAACATGACTCTGGTGGATGCTATCCAACAAGTGGCCAAGAATCGCTGCGTCCTACCCAACCGGGGCTTTCTGAAGCAACTTCGAGAACTGGACAAGCAGCTGGTTCAGCAGAGGCGACAGACCCAGCGTGGGGACTGCCAGGGGGAGCCATAG